In Acropora muricata isolate sample 2 chromosome 11, ASM3666990v1, whole genome shotgun sequence, one DNA window encodes the following:
- the LOC136891000 gene encoding EGF-like repeat and discoidin I-like domain-containing protein 3, with translation MRMQPMIKVLFICVGFGTCVKLIQQQAMIKRTEFQSVSSGIFKAFLNHSLRAFLVLTEISSPGNVECALACLRNETCLSFNFAVVPHPISKLYTCQLLPIDKYWNPDRFALSQQFHHYAIPSPCESLPCKSSDERCRPLYDKNDYECVGCSRALGMESNEILDKQITASSEWDGIHAAHQGRLNFQEVVSGSLRKAGSWSALVNDQHQWLQVELLKEESFVTSVATQGRNSGIYNQWITKYKLQYSNNDVNFEYYQDEGQNTAKVFTGNFDGDSIVRHNLNPPIRARYIRFQPIAWSGHISMRVELYGC, from the exons ATGAGGATGCAACCCATGATAAAAGTCCTGTTCATCTGTGTTGGGTTTGGAACTTGTGTTAAGCTGATTCAGCAGCAAGCCATG ATcaaaagaactgaatttcaGTCCGTTAGTTCAGGAATCTTCAAAGCCTTTCTTAACCATTCATTACGAGCCTTCCTTGTTTTGACCGAAATCAGCTCACCAGGAAATGTAGAGTGTGCCTTGGCGTGCCTTAGAAATGAAACGTGCTTGTCTTTCAACTTCGCCGTTGTGCCGCACCCAATCTCCAAACTATATACTTGCCAACTTCTTCCAATAGACAAATACTGGAACCCGGATCGCTTTGCTTTGAGTCAGCAATTCCATCACTACGCTATTCCG AGCCCATGCGAAAGTTTACCCTGCAAAAGCTCAGATGAAAGATGCCGCCCTCTGTACGATAAAAATGACTATGAATGTGTTG GATGCAGCAGGGCCTTGGGTATGGAGAGTAATGAAATATTGGATAAACAAATAACAGCCTCTTCAGAATGGGATGGGATTCATGCTGCCCATCAAGGAAGACTTAACTTTCAAGAGGTTGTCAGCGGTAGTTTAAGGAAGGCAGGGTCATGGTCTGCTCTGGTAAACGATCAACACCAATGGCTACAGGTTGAGCTCCTAAAGGAAGAATCATTCGTCACAAGTGTAGCAACGCAAGGAAGAAACAGCGGAATTTACAACCAGTGGATAACCAAGTACAAGCTACAGTACAGCAACAATGATGTCAACTTTGAATATTATCAAGACGAGGGACAAAACACAGCTAAG GTATTTACCGGAAACTTTGACGGAGACAGCATCGTTAGGCATAATCTCAATCCCCCAATTAGGGCTCGTTACATCCGTTTTCAACCAATAGCTTGGAGTGGTCACATAAGTATGAGAGTGGAGCTCTATGGCTGTTAA
- the LOC136889177 gene encoding uncharacterized protein — protein MKKIWKSRLSPQLKRRVFVASVESVLLYGCETWSLTVQMERSLDGVYTRMLRMVLNVSWEDHAKNVDLYGALPRVTDKIRARRMGLAGHCVRHPELVASNLILWGPKHGTRSRGRPATTYIDTLRRDTGLSNTGEIRALMINSDLWRAAIRDSRVGVG, from the coding sequence ATGAAGAAGATCTGGAAGTCAAGATTATCCCCTCAGCTAAAACGACGTGTGTTTGTAGCCTCAGTAGAAAGTGTTCTCCTCTATGGTTGTGAAACCTGGTCTCTTACTGTACAGATGGAACGCAGCCTAGACGGAGTCTACACAAGAATGCTGAGAATGGTTCTCAACGTCTCTTGGGAAGACCACGCCAAAAACGTCGATCTTTATGGCGCACTTCCCCGGGTCACCGATAAAATCAGAGCCAGAAGAATGGGCCTCGCTGGTCACTGTGTCCGCCACCCTGAGCTGGTTGCATCAAATCTCATCCTCTGGGGACCGAAACACGGTACCCGCAGCAGGGGAAGACCAGCAACCACTTACATAGACACCCTTAGAAGAGATACTGGACTAAGTAACACTGGCGAGATTCGCGCCCTTATGATCAACAGCGACCTGTGGAGAGCAGCCATCCGTGATTCTCGAGTCGGTGTTGGCTAA